The proteins below are encoded in one region of Salmo salar chromosome ssa02, Ssal_v3.1, whole genome shotgun sequence:
- the LOC123732868 gene encoding zinc finger protein 135-like yields the protein HTGEKPYSCDQCGRSFTTFFSLTLHQRIHTGEKPYSCTQCGKSFTQSSNLLSHQRIHTGEKSFSCNQCVKSFISSSYLTVHQRTHTGEKPYSCDQCGKTYISSCHLTRHQRVHTGEKPYSCNQCGKSFTRPDSLISHQRTHTGEKQYSCSQCGTRFAWLTSLVSHQKTHTGEKSYSCDQCGKSFAASGSLTLHQKTHTGEKSYSCGQCGKSFTTSGSLTRHQRRHTGEKPSSCGQCGKSFTTSGCLSRSKHLKKHLQRSTGKRTHCSSDCGKTLTSSSGNKINQRIHTGEKSFSCGQCGKSFTRSTSLISHQRIHTGEKHFSCTQCGKSFTSSSHLTLHQRTHTGEKLYSCDQCGKSFAAYGSLTLHQRIHTGEKPYSCDQCGRSFAKSFSLTLHQRIHTGEKPYSCDQCGKS from the coding sequence cacactggagagaaaccttacagctgtgatcaatgtgggaggagttttactacatttttctctctgactctacaccagagaatacacacaggagagaaaccctacagctgtactcaatgtggaaagagttttactcagtcaagcaacctgttgtcacaccagaggatacacacaggagagaaatcttttagttgtaatcaatgtgtgaaaagttttatttcatctagttacctgactgtacaccagagaacacacacaggagagaaaccttatagctgtgatcaatgtgggaagacttatatttcatcttgccatctgactagacaccagcgagtacacacaggagagaaaccttatagctgtaatcaatgtgggaagagttttactcggccagacagcctgatatcacaccagagaacacacacaggagagaaacaatatagctgtagtcaatgtgggacAAGATTTGCTTGGCTAACCAGCCTAGTATCAcatcagaaaacacacacaggggagaaatcttatagctgtgatcaatgtgggaagagttttgctgcatctggctctctgactctacaccagaaaacacacacaggagagaaatcttatagttgtggtcaatgtgggaagagttttactacatctggctctctgactcgacaccagagaagacacacaggagagaaaccttctagctgtggtcaatgtgggaagagttttactacatctggctgtcTCTCCAGATcaaaacacctcaagaaacacctgcagagatccacagggaagagaactcactgctcctctgactgtgggaagacatTAACATCTTCATCAGGCAATAAAATtaatcagagaatccacacaggagagaaatcttttagctgtggtcaatgtgggaagagttttactaggtCAACCAGCctcatatcacaccagagaatccacacaggagagaaacattttagctgtactcaatgtgggaagagttttacttcgtCTAGCCATCTTACtctacaccaaagaacacacacaggagagaaactttatagctgtgatcaatgtgggaagagttttgctgcatatggctctctgactctacaccagagaatacacacaggagagaaaccttatagctgtgatcaatgtgggaggagttttgctaaatctttctctctgactctacaccagagaatacacacaggagagaaaccttatagctgtgatcaatgtgggaagagt